ATGAGATGAGCCGACATCGAGGTGCCAAACACCGCCGTCGATATGAACTCTTGGGCGGTATCAGCCTGTTATCCCCAGAGTACCTTTTATCCGTTGAGCGATGGCCCTTCCATACAGAACCACCGGATCACTATGACCTGCTTTCGCACCTGCTCGACTTGTCGGTCTCGCAGTTAAGCACGCTTATGCCATTGCACTATCAGCACGATTTCCGACCGTACCTAGCGTACCTTCGTACTCCTCCGTTACACTTTGGGAGGAGACCGCCCCAGTCAAACTGCCCACCATGCACTGTCCCCGACCCGGATCACGGGCCAAGGTTAGAACCTCAAACAAACCAGGGTGGTATTTCAAGGACGGCTCCACGCAAACTGGCGTTCACGCTTCATAGCCTCCCACCTATCCTACACAGATCGGTTCAAAGTCCAATGCAAAGCTACAGTAAAGGTTCATGGGGTCTTTCCGTCTAGCCGCGGGGAGATTGCATCATCACAAACACTTCAACTTCGCTGAGTCTCGGGAGGAGACAGTGTGGCCATCGTTACGCCATTCGTGCAGGTCGGAACTTACCCGACAAGGAATTTCGCTACCTTAGGACCGTTATAGTTACGGCCGCCGTTTACCGGGACTTCAATCAAGAGCTTGCACCCCATCATTTAATCTTCCGGCACCGGGCAGGCGTCACACCCTATACGTCCACTTTCGTGTTTGCAGAGTGCTGTGTTTTTATTAAACAGTCGCAGCCACCAGTTTATTGCAACCCCTTCACCCTTTGCCCGCAGGGGCATCAAGCTACAGGGGCGTACCTTATCCCGAAGTTACGGTACCAATTTGCCGAGTTCCTTCTCCCGAGTTCTCTCAAGCGCCTTAGAATACTCATCTCGCCCACCTGTGTCGGTTTGCGGTACGGTCAATGTGAAACTGAAGCTTAGAGGCTTTTCCTGGAACCCCTTCCGATTGCTTCGCCCCCTAGAGAGCTCGCGCCACGCCCTTGAATTCCGTGCCCGGATTTGCCAGAGCACCTTCTCCAACGCAGCGACCGGGACTTCCAACACCCGGACAACCTTCCGCGATCCGTCCCCCATCGCATTTCACACTGGTGCAGGAATATTGACCTGCTTCCCATCAGCTACGCATTTCTGCCTCGCCTTAGGGGCCGACTCACCCTACGCCGATGAACGTTGCGTAGGAAACCTTGGGCTTACGGCGAGGGGGCCTTTCACCCCCTTTATCGCTACTCATGTCAGCATTCGCACTTCCGATACCTCCAGCACGCTTTTCAACGCACCTTCGCAGGCTTACGGAACGCTCTCCTACCATGCACATAAATGTGCATCCGCAGCTTCGGTATATGACTTAGCCCCGTTACATCTTCCGCGCAGGACGACTCGATCAGTGAGCTATTACGCTTTCTTTAAAGGGTGGCTGCTTCTAAGCCAACCTCCTGACTGTTTTAGCCTTCCCACTTCGTTTCCCACTTAGTCATATTTGGGGACCTTAGCTGGCGGTCTGGGTTGTTTCCCTCTTGACACCGGACGTTAGCACCCGATGTCTGTCTCCCGTGATTGCACTCTTCGGTATTCGGAGTTTGCTATGGCGAAGTAATCCGCAATGGACCCTTCAACCATGACAGTGCTCTACCCCCGAAGGTGATACACGAGGCACTACCTAAATAGTTTTCGGAGAGAACCAGCTATTTCCAGGTTTGTTTAGCCTTTCACCCCTATCCACAGCTCATCCCCTAACTTTTCAACGTTAGTGGGTTCGGACCTCCAGTACGTGTTACCGCACCTTCATCCTGGCCATGGATAGATCACCTGGTTTCGGGTCTACACCCAGCGACTGAATCGCCCTGTTCGGACTCGCTTTCGCTACGCCTGCCCTAATCGGTTAAGCTCGCCACTGAATGTAAGTCGCTGACCCATTATACAAAAGGTACGCCGTCACCCCTTGCGAGGCTCCGACTGTTTGTATGCATGCGGTTTCAGGATCTGTTTCACTCCCCTCCCGGGGTTCTTTTCGCCTTTCCCTCACGGTACTGGTTCACTATCGGTCGATCACGAGTATTTAGCCTTGGAGGATGGTCCCCCCATCTTCAGACAGGATTTCACGTGTCCCGCCCTACTTGTCGTACACCTAGTTCTTCCTCGCTGTTTTCGCCTACGGGGCTATCACCCACTATGGCCGCACTTTCCAGAGCGTTTGGCTAACAGCAAAGATAAAGAGTACAGGCTGGTCCCATTTCGCTCGCCACTACTTTGGGAATCTCGGTTGATTTCTGTTCCTGCGGTTACTTAGATGTTTCAGTTCACCGCGTTCGCTTCGCATGGCCTATGTATTCAGCCATGGATGACCCATACGGGCCGGGTTTCCCCATTCGGATATCGGTGGATCAAAGCTCGTTTGCCAGCTCCCCACCGCTTTTCGCAGGCTACCGCGTCCTTCATCGCCTGTGATCGCCAAGGCATCCACCACATGCACTTGTTCGCTTGACCCTATAACGGGTGTGTCTCTTCGTGTTGCCACGCCAGACTCACTCGCTACAGGTTGAGTATTCGCGTTGTGCCGTATTCCAGGTTCGTCTTTCGATGAACTCAAAAAATACATTGATACAATCACAACCCTGATTCACCTACTCACGCGCCCATCTCTAAGCACGCTTTCGTGAATCTCTTTACTACTTCTTCCTGATTGTTAAAGAACGACAGCCGATATAAAGCGCTATGCCTTACATCATTCGCTGACTGGCTCAATCGCCAATGCATAGCACTCGGTTCGCACTGAACGCTAGGCATTGAGGATTGGTGGAGGATGACGGGATCGAACCGACGACCCCCTGCTTGCAAAGCAGGTGCTCTCCCAGCTGAGCTAATCCCCCAGTCACACAGTACACAGGGGGTTTGCGATCAGCCACCGCAGACAAGACGCTGGTGGGTCTGGATGGATTCGAACCATCGACCCCCGCCTTATCAAGACGGTGCTCTAACCGACTGAGCTACAGACCCCTGAGCCTGTCTTCAATTAACAGCCGACAAGTGTGAGCGCTCAACTTGTGAAGCGCGAAGCTCTGGAAAGGAGGTGATCCAGCCGCACCTTCCGATACGGCTACCTTGTTACGACTTCACCCCAGTCATGAATCCTACCGTGGTGACCGTCCTCCTTGCGGTTAGACTAGCCACTTCTGGTAAAACCCACTCCCATGGTGTGACGGGCGGTGTGTACAAGACCCGGGAACGTATTCACCGCGGCATGCTGATCCGCGATTACTAGCGATTCCAGCTTCACGCAGTCGAGTTGCAGACTGCGATCCGGACTACGATCGGTTTTCTGGGATTGGCTCCACCTCGCGGCTTGGCAACCCTCTGTTCCGACCATTGTATGACGTGTGAAGCCCTACCCATAAGGGCCATGAGGACTTGACGTCATCCCCACCTTCCTCCGGTTTGTCACCGGCAGTCTCCCTAGAGTGCTCTTGCGTAGCAACTAGGGACAAGGGTTGCGCTCGTTGCGGGACTTAACCCAACATCTCACGACACGAGCTGACGACAGCCATGCAGCACCTGTGTTACGGCTCCCTTTCGGGCACTCCCACCTCTCAGCAGGATTCCGTACATGTCAAGGGTAGGTAAGGTTTTTCGCGTTGCATCGAATTAATCCACATCATCCACCGCTTGTGCGGGTCCCCGTCAATTCCTTTGAGTTTTAATCTTGCGACCGTACTCCCCAGGCGGTCAACTTCACGCGTTAGCTTCGTTACCAAGTCAATGAAGACCCGACAACTAGTTGACATCGTTTAGGGCGTGGACTACCAGGGTATCTAATCCTGTTTGCTCCCCACGCTTTCGTGCATGAGCGTCAGTATTGGCCCAGGGGGCTGCCTTCGCCATCGGTATTCCTCCACATCTCTACGCATTTCACTGCTACACGTGGAATTCTACCCCCCTCTGCCATACTCTAGCCCGCCAGTCACCAATGCAGTTCCCAGGTTAAGCCCGGGGATTTCACATCGGTCTTAGCGAACCGCCTGCGCACGCTTTACGCCCAGTAATTCCGATTAACGCTTGCACCCTACGTATTACCGCGGCTGCTGGCACGTAGTTAGCCGGTGCTTATTCTTCCGGTACCGTCATCCCGCCTCTGTATTAGAGAAGCGGTTTTCTTTCCGGACAAAAGTGCTTTACAACCCGAAGGCCTTCTTCACACACGCGGCATTGCTGGATCAGGGTTGCCCCCATTGTCCAAAATTCCCCACTGCTGCCTCCCGTAGGAGTCTGGGCCGTGTCTCAGTCCCAGTGTGGCTGGTCGTCCTCTCAGACCAGCTACAGATCGTCGCCTTGGTAGGCCTTTACCCCACCAACTAGCTAATCTGCCATCGGCCGCCCCTTGAGCGCGAGGTCCGAAGATCCCCCGCTTTCCTCCACAGAGCGTATGCGGTATTAATCCGGCTTTCGCCGGGCTATCCCCCACTCCAGGACACGTTCCGATGTATTACTCACCCGTTCGCCACTCGCCACCAGGGTTGCCCCCGTGCTGCCGTTCGACTTGCATGTGTAAGGCATGCCGCCAGCGTTCAATCTGAGCCAGGATCAAACTCTTCAGTTCAAACCTGTTACTGTTTTTCGGTTCATTTAAGAACCGGTCGCTCACTCAAAATCACTGACGAATGATTCGATTTCTCGAACCTTCCTCAATTACTTCTGTGTGAGACTCGATTACTTTCGCTATCAGTGACCCGAAGATCACCGCGCGCTCGCCATCGAGCACCCACACTTATCGGCTGTTGATTGTTAAAGAACATTCGCGGGAAGCGCCTTGCTTTCACCGCGTTGCTGCGTCAGCAGCAGAGAAACGAGATTATGAAGAACCTTTTTCGTTTCGTCAACCGGTTTTTTTAGCATCGCCTGAAAAACCCTGCTGACTTCACGACCGCGCCGTTTCTGCCGCGGCCCCGTTGCGTCGCATCCAACTGCCTGCTGCTCAACGAGGACGCGAATGTTAGGCCATCCCGCGCCCCGTGACAAGGGTGTGACCCAAAGTTTTTTCAAGGGTCATTTCATCGCCGCGCCGAGCACCGGCTGCAACGGAATCGCGTCGGCCATCGCCGAATAGCCTGCGTCGCTGGGATGGATCTGGTCTCCGCTGTCGAACGAGCGCCGCAGGCGCGTCGGATTGGCGGGGTCGCGCAATGCGGCGTCGAAGTCCACGACGCCATCGAACGCGTGGCTCGTCCGGATCCACTGATTCACCTCCGTGCGAATCGCCTCGCGCTGCGGCGGCAGTGCCGCCGGCGTCAACGTGGCGCCGAAAATCCGCACCCCGCGAGCATGCGCCGCCGCAATCACGCGCTTGTAACCCGCGATCAGGCTGTCCGCCGTCACCTGCGTATGCGGAGCATCGCAATCCAGCCCACCATGCGCCGGCATCGCAGCGAAGTTGATGTCATTGATGCCGATCAGAAGGATCACCGTCTTCACGCCCGGCTGAGCCATCACGTCCCTCCCGAAGCGCGACGCGAGCGCGTCCCCGTAGCAGGGCGAATCCGTCAGCAGCCGGTTTCCACTAATCCCCAGATTGACGACCGCCACCGACTTGTCACCGCTCTGCGCCACCCTTCGCGCCAGCGCGTCCGGCCAGCGTCGGTTCTGGTTCAGGCTCGAGCGCATCCCATCCGTAATCGAATCGCCGATCGCCGCAATCGTCGCCGACGAAGGCGCCTCGACCTGCACGCCCGTTACCCACGCGAACTGGGTGATCCGCTGCCGGTAAGCGTCGGCGGAGGTGTCGCCGGCATGATTGCCAGGCGTCGACAGATAGTTGACCTGGCTCGACACGCGATGCCACGCGATCAGTTTTTGCTCGCGCCCCATATAACTGCTGACCGCGTATGGCACGCCGGCTGAAATCCGGACGCGGACGGGATCGCTATCGA
The DNA window shown above is from Paraburkholderia sp. PGU19 and carries:
- a CDS encoding SGNH/GDSL hydrolase family protein, translating into MTTRSLAVVCGAVLSSFLLASAPVSAADSPTPWVTAWATALQPIPQISNPPPLYRTPDVAERTLRQIVYPTLSGEVARIHISNAYGKAPLVIDELRIARSGAGAAVQPGTEARVTFGGKPAVSVPPGGEIDSDPVRVRISAGVPYAVSSYMGREQKLIAWHRVSSQVNYLSTPGNHAGDTSADAYRQRITQFAWVTGVQVEAPSSATIAAIGDSITDGMRSSLNQNRRWPDALARRVAQSGDKSVAVVNLGISGNRLLTDSPCYGDALASRFGRDVMAQPGVKTVILLIGINDINFAAMPAHGGLDCDAPHTQVTADSLIAGYKRVIAAAHARGVRIFGATLTPAALPPQREAIRTEVNQWIRTSHAFDGVVDFDAALRDPANPTRLRRSFDSGDQIHPSDAGYSAMADAIPLQPVLGAAMK